A region from the Salidesulfovibrio onnuriiensis genome encodes:
- a CDS encoding methyl-accepting chemotaxis protein yields the protein MKFKDWSLKLKILIPIFSIVLLVLTVSSLVMTMKAQDMAITQAKEMAHDKAAAYSLDVANTMNLAMTVTRTLAATFDRSAAFMRIPDREDLDSILIQTLERHKELAGTWCAFLPDAFDGREEEYKDIYNGAYRNWYYRDNGKIAKSFDGTSVMVGHEWFDNPMSGDVETITEPYPYEAGGKTFWLSSTGHPIKKNGRNIGVVGVDFYLNDLQKTVLGIKPFETGYAFLVTSKGTIVAHPDKAIVAKNISDHLPAHHLNAAMKAIKYGERFTFTDVSDVNGEESYVAFAPITVGKTGTTWSLAVVVPMDKVREQADSFVIVSVVISVVAIAILFLVVLFIANIIIKPLRETMAAADEVANGNLDVQLHPKGKDETSLMQRSLNSMISTLKENIKGIEAKEAEANKQAAAAQEALQKAEEAMAKAEVATKEGMLTAAGRLEGVVTRVNEATGDIADRSEEIRSGTDIQMARIHEAATAMEEMNATVLEVARNAADAAQQSDQSRIKALEGADLVSDTVEAMANMQKLTMELRENMHKLGAQSEAIGQVMNVINDIADQTNLLALNAAIEAARAGEAGRGFAVVADEVRKLAEKTMGATKEVGENIQGIQHLAQLNVQGMDKAVEAINGATDVSNESGAKLKEIVSMAEEAAAQVQSIAAAAEEQSAASEQITRSVDEINAIAQENTERVSRSDKDIQGLADQAHVLSQLVEDLKADAQ from the coding sequence GTGAAATTCAAGGATTGGAGCCTCAAGCTCAAAATTCTGATTCCGATTTTTTCCATCGTCCTCCTGGTTCTGACGGTATCCAGCCTGGTCATGACAATGAAGGCCCAGGACATGGCCATCACCCAAGCCAAGGAAATGGCCCACGACAAGGCTGCGGCATACAGCCTGGACGTGGCCAACACCATGAACCTGGCCATGACCGTCACCAGAACCCTGGCGGCAACTTTCGATCGGAGCGCCGCCTTCATGCGGATCCCCGATCGCGAGGATCTGGATTCCATTCTCATCCAGACTCTGGAACGTCACAAGGAACTGGCGGGAACATGGTGCGCGTTCCTGCCCGACGCCTTTGACGGACGCGAGGAAGAATACAAGGACATCTACAACGGCGCTTACCGCAACTGGTACTACCGGGACAACGGCAAGATCGCCAAAAGCTTTGACGGGACTTCGGTCATGGTCGGGCATGAATGGTTCGACAATCCCATGTCCGGCGACGTGGAGACCATAACCGAGCCCTACCCCTACGAAGCGGGCGGAAAGACTTTCTGGCTCTCCTCCACGGGCCACCCCATCAAGAAGAACGGCAGGAACATCGGCGTGGTGGGCGTCGACTTCTACCTGAACGATCTGCAGAAGACCGTGCTGGGCATCAAGCCCTTTGAAACCGGCTACGCCTTCCTGGTCACCAGCAAGGGGACCATCGTGGCCCACCCGGACAAGGCGATCGTGGCCAAGAACATATCCGACCACCTGCCCGCCCACCACCTCAATGCGGCCATGAAGGCCATCAAGTACGGCGAACGGTTCACCTTCACCGACGTTTCCGATGTCAACGGGGAGGAATCCTACGTGGCCTTTGCCCCCATCACCGTGGGCAAGACCGGCACCACCTGGAGTCTGGCCGTGGTCGTGCCCATGGACAAGGTGCGCGAGCAGGCCGATTCCTTTGTCATCGTCAGCGTGGTCATCAGCGTGGTGGCCATCGCCATCCTGTTCCTGGTCGTGCTGTTCATCGCCAACATCATCATCAAGCCCCTGCGGGAAACCATGGCGGCCGCCGATGAGGTTGCCAACGGCAACCTGGACGTGCAGCTCCATCCCAAGGGCAAGGACGAGACCTCGCTCATGCAGCGTTCCCTCAACTCCATGATCTCCACGCTCAAGGAGAACATCAAGGGGATCGAGGCCAAGGAGGCCGAGGCCAACAAGCAGGCCGCGGCCGCCCAGGAAGCGCTGCAAAAGGCCGAGGAAGCCATGGCCAAGGCCGAAGTGGCCACCAAGGAAGGCATGCTCACCGCTGCCGGACGCCTGGAAGGGGTGGTCACCCGCGTCAACGAGGCCACCGGCGACATCGCGGACCGAAGCGAGGAAATCCGCTCCGGTACGGACATCCAGATGGCGCGCATCCACGAGGCCGCCACGGCCATGGAAGAGATGAACGCCACCGTTCTGGAAGTAGCCCGCAACGCGGCCGACGCCGCCCAGCAGTCCGACCAGTCCCGCATCAAGGCCCTGGAGGGCGCGGACCTGGTTTCCGACACGGTGGAGGCCATGGCCAACATGCAGAAGCTGACCATGGAACTACGCGAGAACATGCACAAACTCGGCGCCCAGTCCGAGGCCATCGGCCAGGTCATGAACGTGATCAACGACATCGCGGACCAGACCAACCTGCTGGCGCTCAACGCGGCCATTGAAGCCGCCCGCGCTGGCGAGGCCGGACGAGGATTCGCCGTGGTTGCCGACGAGGTGCGCAAGCTGGCCGAAAAGACCATGGGCGCAACCAAGGAAGTGGGCGAGAACATCCAGGGCATCCAGCACCTGGCCCAGCTCAACGTACAGGGCATGGACAAGGCCGTGGAAGCCATCAACGGCGCCACGGATGTCTCCAACGAATCCGGGGCGAAGCTCAAGGAAATCGTCAGCATGGCAGAGGAAGCCGCCGCACAGGTGCAGTCCATTGCCGCCGCTGCCGAGGAACAGTCCGCCGCCTCCGAGCAGATCACCCGCAGCGTGGACGAGATCAACGCCATTGCGCAGGAAAACACCGAGCGCGTCAGCCGTTCCGACAAGGACATCCAGGGACTGGCCGACCAGGCCCACGTGCTGTCGCAGCTGGTGGAAGACCTCAAGGCCGACGCCCAGTAA
- a CDS encoding methyl-accepting chemotaxis protein gives MFNNLSIRHRIFGLLSLVLGCLVLAVLMLIKTMYAIGSFSTGELQKNMFELEKSKIKIATHAMAISLGDLLTGLSEDQKVEAIRTAIKNIRFEEDSSGYFFANKDTTTLAHPTKPSLHGKDIQGAKDKNGVFFIKELDKQAHGGGGFVSYIYPKPGMGDQPKLGYAEMIPGTGFWIGTGIYIDNIDTAKATVSGQIDDIVEHQTLSRTGIIAGILVLVVLPMSIYIIRSITKPLRETMSAADEVAHGNLDIALNPQGKNEIAQMQESLGAMVITLKDNIKGIEAKEAEANTQAEAAQAALQKAEEAMARAEVATREGMLTAAGRLEGVVAHINEATGDIAGRSEEIRSGTDVQLERINEAATAMEEMNATVLEVARNAGDAAQQADQSRTKAMEGSELVSETVEAMAALQELTMELRKNMHKLGAQSEAIGEVMNVINDIADQTNLLALNAAIEAARAGEAGRGFAVVADEVRKLAEKTMGATKEVGDNIQGIQHLAKLNVQGMDKAVEAINNATDISNDSGDKLTEIVEMAQGAAAQVQSIAAAAEEQSAASEQITRSVDEINTIAQENTDRVNQSDKDIQGLADQARELSQLVEELKAEGC, from the coding sequence ATGTTCAACAATCTTTCCATCCGACACCGAATCTTCGGTCTTCTGAGTCTCGTTCTCGGCTGCCTTGTTCTGGCGGTCCTCATGCTCATCAAAACAATGTACGCCATCGGAAGTTTTTCCACCGGCGAACTGCAGAAAAACATGTTTGAACTGGAAAAATCCAAGATAAAAATCGCCACCCACGCCATGGCCATCTCCCTCGGCGACCTTCTGACGGGACTGAGCGAGGACCAAAAGGTCGAGGCCATCCGGACGGCCATCAAGAACATCCGTTTCGAGGAGGACAGTTCCGGCTATTTCTTTGCCAACAAGGACACCACCACCCTGGCCCATCCCACCAAGCCATCCCTGCACGGGAAGGACATCCAGGGGGCCAAGGACAAGAATGGCGTCTTCTTCATCAAGGAACTGGACAAGCAGGCCCATGGAGGCGGCGGCTTCGTCTCGTACATCTATCCCAAACCCGGCATGGGGGACCAGCCCAAGCTCGGCTACGCGGAAATGATACCCGGAACCGGCTTCTGGATCGGGACCGGCATCTACATCGACAACATCGATACGGCCAAGGCAACCGTCTCCGGGCAGATCGACGACATCGTGGAGCATCAGACCCTGAGCCGCACCGGCATCATTGCCGGCATCCTCGTCCTGGTCGTTCTGCCCATGAGCATCTACATCATCCGATCCATAACCAAACCCTTGCGTGAAACCATGAGTGCCGCCGACGAGGTCGCCCACGGCAATCTCGACATCGCGCTGAACCCGCAGGGAAAAAACGAAATCGCGCAGATGCAGGAATCCCTGGGAGCCATGGTCATTACCCTCAAGGACAACATCAAGGGCATCGAGGCCAAGGAAGCCGAGGCCAACACCCAGGCCGAAGCCGCCCAGGCAGCCCTGCAAAAGGCCGAGGAAGCCATGGCCAGGGCCGAAGTGGCCACCAGGGAAGGCATGCTTACCGCCGCAGGCCGCCTGGAGGGCGTCGTTGCCCACATCAACGAGGCCACGGGCGACATTGCCGGGCGCAGCGAAGAGATCCGCTCCGGCACCGACGTGCAGCTGGAACGCATCAACGAGGCGGCCACGGCCATGGAGGAAATGAACGCCACCGTGCTGGAAGTGGCCCGCAACGCGGGCGACGCGGCCCAGCAGGCCGACCAGTCCAGGACAAAGGCCATGGAAGGCTCGGAACTTGTCAGCGAAACAGTGGAAGCCATGGCCGCCCTGCAGGAACTGACCATGGAGCTCAGGAAAAACATGCACAAGCTCGGGGCTCAGTCCGAAGCCATCGGTGAGGTCATGAACGTGATCAACGACATTGCGGACCAGACCAACCTGCTGGCGCTCAACGCGGCCATCGAGGCCGCCCGCGCGGGCGAGGCAGGACGGGGCTTCGCGGTGGTGGCCGACGAGGTGCGCAAGCTGGCCGAAAAGACCATGGGCGCAACCAAGGAGGTGGGCGACAACATTCAGGGCATCCAGCACCTGGCCAAGCTCAACGTGCAGGGCATGGACAAGGCCGTGGAAGCCATCAACAACGCCACGGACATCTCCAACGATTCCGGAGACAAGCTGACCGAGATCGTCGAAATGGCCCAGGGCGCCGCGGCCCAGGTGCAGTCCATCGCCGCCGCCGCCGAGGAACAGTCCGCCGCCTCCGAGCAGATCACCCGAAGCGTGGACGAGATCAACACCATCGCCCAGGAAAACACGGACCGCGTCAACCAATCCGACAAGGACATCCAGGGACTGGCCGACCAGGCCCGGGAGCTCTCCCAATTGGTGGAGGAACTCAAGGCAGAAGGCTGCTAG